From a region of the uncultured Desulfatiglans sp. genome:
- a CDS encoding Appr-1-p processing domain protein, producing the protein MIVYKTGDILSEDVEALVNTVNCVGIMGRGIALQFKNAYPDNFRAYAAACKRKEVQPGKMFVFETGRLVHPRYLINFPTKRHWRGKSRMEDIESGLVALVEVIRSRDIRSIAIPPLGSGLGGLCWSEVRPRIEAALGEFKELKAVIFEPRDASINTEINHSKSVPKMTSGRAALVGLMSRYLNGLLDPFITLLEVHKLIYFMQEAGEPLKLRFTKSHYGPYAENLRHVLNAVEGHLVSGYADGGDEPNKHLELIPGAIEDALAFLRDAAETKARFDKVTELVEGFESPFGLELLSSVHWVISREKVQTEDDVVTRTYEWNDRKRQFTRRQIALAVDVLSRKNWIKNFADQTICQ; encoded by the coding sequence ATGATCGTATACAAGACAGGCGACATACTCAGTGAGGACGTCGAGGCACTGGTCAATACGGTTAACTGCGTGGGCATCATGGGCCGTGGCATAGCCCTTCAGTTTAAAAACGCTTACCCGGATAATTTCAGGGCATACGCTGCGGCTTGCAAAAGGAAGGAAGTGCAGCCTGGAAAGATGTTTGTCTTTGAAACCGGGCGACTGGTGCACCCGCGTTATCTCATCAATTTCCCAACCAAGCGTCACTGGAGAGGCAAGAGCCGGATGGAGGATATCGAGAGCGGCCTTGTTGCTTTAGTGGAGGTGATCCGATCAAGGGACATTCGGTCCATCGCCATCCCGCCTCTAGGAAGCGGATTAGGCGGTTTGTGCTGGTCAGAGGTCCGTCCGCGTATCGAAGCGGCTTTAGGAGAGTTCAAAGAGCTTAAGGCGGTCATTTTCGAACCACGTGACGCATCGATTAACACGGAGATCAACCATTCAAAGAGTGTACCTAAAATGACGTCAGGCAGGGCTGCCTTGGTAGGATTGATGTCCCGCTATCTAAACGGGTTGCTGGACCCTTTTATAACCTTGCTCGAAGTACACAAGCTCATATATTTTATGCAAGAGGCTGGAGAACCGTTGAAGCTTCGCTTCACGAAAAGCCATTATGGGCCGTATGCCGAAAACCTCAGGCACGTATTGAACGCCGTCGAAGGACATTTGGTTTCCGGCTACGCCGATGGAGGAGACGAACCTAACAAGCATTTAGAGCTGATACCCGGCGCAATCGAAGACGCACTAGCATTCCTTAGAGATGCAGCAGAAACCAAGGCACGATTTGATAAAGTAACAGAACTGGTCGAAGGATTCGAATCACCATTCGGTCTCGAGTTATTATCTTCGGTTCACTGGGTTATTAGCAGGGAGAAGGTTCAAACCGAGGATGACGTTGTGACACGAACATATGAATGGAATGATCGGAAAAGGCAATTCACAAGACGTCAGATTGCGCTTGCCGTGGACGTGTTATCCAGGAAAAACTGGATTAAGAACTTCGCTGATCAGACGATTTGTCAGTGA